In Rhodothermales bacterium, a single window of DNA contains:
- a CDS encoding TfoX/Sxy family protein translates to MAYDQGLAERMRDCLSSTAAITEKKMFGGLAFIHRGYMFCGIVGSELMARVGPEAHAACLALPHVRPMDFTGKPMRGYVFVGVEGIETDETLRLWMERTMRFVETLPDKTGG, encoded by the coding sequence ATGGCGTACGACCAGGGACTGGCGGAGCGCATGCGCGACTGCCTGTCGTCAACAGCGGCTATCACCGAAAAAAAGATGTTCGGAGGCCTCGCCTTCATCCACCGAGGCTACATGTTCTGTGGGATCGTGGGGAGCGAATTGATGGCGCGTGTGGGGCCGGAGGCGCACGCCGCCTGTCTGGCGTTGCCGCACGTACGCCCGATGGACTTTACCGGCAAGCCGATGAGGGGGTACGTCTTTGTGGGCGTGGAGGGGATCGAAACGGATGAGACACTCCGGCTATGGATGGAGCGGACGATGAGGTTTGTGGAGACGTTGCCCGATAAAACGGGCGGATGA
- a CDS encoding pentapeptide repeat-containing protein: protein MNLKGVDLSGANLREVNLLEANLQGADLRWTDLIKANLFECDLSGAQLFSADLTRANFVRANLFRANLCRARLHNANLSRANLTRANLEEADLSKAILFRARLIGSNLRSANLQDANLSEVDFSGAFIDETTRLRGAKDVLAGINGIYSFSTDSAALMSSTPRGDSMLGPHPEAVLQSLTRARRYHGFSFALAFISLMLLITNPPELSIYTFGSIRTPIERYTLFALMFTAGVLSYVKSFMEDAIEGTRYLRDRESAVKVGRFPWSLSRYPGQRWDRRLTSLLIRTVMALHPVVYLFFPRVSVPWYEWALGALILVFSGWIFLISQKFQKPILFDTMTELHRKSDIKVLSSKVDVLIELLRKRRL, encoded by the coding sequence TTGAATTTGAAGGGAGTCGACCTCAGCGGGGCGAACCTCCGCGAAGTCAATCTCCTGGAGGCCAATCTCCAGGGTGCGGATCTGCGCTGGACAGATCTCATCAAGGCGAATCTATTCGAGTGCGACCTTTCCGGCGCACAGCTCTTCAGCGCGGACCTCACCCGGGCCAACTTCGTGCGCGCCAACCTCTTCCGCGCCAACTTGTGCCGCGCCCGGCTGCACAACGCCAACCTGAGCCGCGCCAACCTGACACGCGCCAACCTGGAGGAGGCGGATCTCAGCAAGGCCATTTTATTCCGAGCCCGGCTCATCGGTTCTAACCTGCGTAGCGCAAATCTGCAGGACGCGAATCTCAGCGAAGTCGACTTCAGCGGCGCCTTTATCGACGAAACCACTCGGTTGCGTGGGGCGAAAGACGTGCTCGCCGGCATCAACGGCATCTACTCGTTCAGCACGGACTCCGCGGCGCTCATGTCATCCACCCCCCGCGGCGATTCGATGCTCGGCCCCCACCCCGAGGCGGTGCTCCAAAGCCTCACTCGCGCGCGTAGATACCACGGATTTTCGTTTGCGCTGGCGTTTATCTCACTCATGCTGCTGATCACGAATCCACCGGAGTTGTCCATTTACACCTTCGGCAGCATCCGCACACCCATCGAGCGGTATACGCTGTTCGCGCTCATGTTCACGGCCGGTGTGTTGTCGTATGTCAAGTCCTTCATGGAAGACGCGATTGAAGGCACGCGTTACCTGCGCGACCGGGAAAGCGCCGTCAAGGTGGGGCGATTCCCGTGGTCGCTCAGCCGGTACCCCGGCCAGCGGTGGGATCGCCGGCTGACGTCGCTGCTGATTCGAACCGTCATGGCGCTCCATCCGGTCGTCTACCTGTTCTTCCCACGGGTCTCCGTGCCCTGGTACGAATGGGCGCTCGGTGCGTTGATCCTGGTATTTAGTGGCTGGATCTTCCTCATCTCCCAAAAATTCCAGAAGCCGATCCTGTTCGACACCATGACCGAGCTACATCGCAAAAGCGATATCAAGGTCCTATCTTCCAAGGTCGATGTCCTGATCGAACTGCTCCGAAAACGCCGGCTCTAA
- the corA gene encoding magnesium/cobalt transporter CorA: MLRHRRRRKKPGLAPGTMEYTGAPRTAPAEISIVDYDADTVRESLNATTADCQILVNPATVTWVNVNGVHDAKVIEAIGTIAGLHPLVMEDIVNPNQRPKFEAYDTYAFIELYMVHQRQNGSFEIEQVSMVVGPRYVLSFQEFANDVFAPVIERIRTGKGNIRKQGSDYLAYVLIDTVVDHYFHIVERVTDRMDEIESALLADTHDGGLVTINNVKRDVLHLRRAIWPLREVLAVMERDEDKLFDKKTRIYLRDVHDHIIQVIEILETQRDFLASLTDLYLSRQNQRMNEIMKFLTIVGTIFIPLTFIVGLYGMNFDFMPELRWKFGYPLVLAGMLGLSVALVVYFKNKKWL, encoded by the coding sequence ATGCTCCGTCATCGCAGAAGGCGTAAGAAACCAGGCCTGGCGCCGGGTACCATGGAGTACACTGGGGCGCCTCGCACAGCGCCGGCTGAAATCTCGATTGTTGATTATGACGCCGACACGGTGCGCGAAAGCTTGAATGCAACCACGGCCGATTGCCAGATACTCGTGAATCCGGCGACGGTGACCTGGGTGAATGTCAACGGGGTGCACGATGCGAAGGTCATTGAAGCGATCGGAACGATTGCCGGACTGCACCCGCTCGTGATGGAAGACATCGTCAACCCGAACCAGCGCCCCAAATTCGAAGCCTACGATACGTACGCCTTCATTGAACTGTACATGGTACACCAGCGGCAGAACGGCTCGTTTGAGATCGAACAGGTGAGCATGGTGGTGGGGCCCCGCTACGTGTTGTCGTTTCAGGAGTTTGCCAACGACGTGTTTGCCCCCGTCATTGAACGGATCCGAACCGGCAAGGGAAACATCCGTAAACAGGGGTCGGACTACCTCGCCTACGTCCTCATCGACACCGTCGTCGACCATTATTTCCACATCGTCGAGCGGGTTACCGACCGGATGGACGAGATCGAGTCCGCCCTCCTCGCCGATACACACGACGGTGGCCTCGTGACGATCAACAACGTCAAACGGGACGTCCTTCACCTCCGCCGCGCCATCTGGCCGCTCCGCGAGGTGCTGGCCGTGATGGAACGCGATGAGGACAAATTGTTCGATAAAAAGACCCGCATCTACCTGCGCGATGTGCACGACCACATCATTCAGGTCATCGAAATCCTTGAGACGCAACGCGACTTCCTCGCCAGCCTCACCGACCTCTATCTCTCCCGCCAGAATCAGCGGATGAACGAGATCATGAAATTCCTCACAATCGTCGGCACCATCTTCATCCCCCTCACTTTTATCGTAGGGCTTTACGGGATGAATTTTGATTTTATGCCCGAGCTTCGGTGGAAATTCGGGTATCCGCTGGTGCTTGCAGGCATGCTCGGCCTTTCAGTCGCACTTGTTGTCTATTTCAAAAACAAAAAATGGTTATAA